The window ATTTTCAAGATTTCGAATAAAGTTACTCTCCAATTTCTTAAAGTAGCTGCCTTTTTTTTGAGTAGAATTTTCAATGTCTGCAATTCTAAGACCAAAATAATTATATAAACTTATGTTTACCTTTGTTTTGGTTTTCAGCTTATATTCAATATTTAAATATTCGCTCACAGGATTTGGATAAGTTTCAATTAAATAATTGTTTTCGATTTTTACAATTGATTCAAAATTTATGATAGAAATAGTATTAAGGTTTTCAAAAGCAGTACTTGATGAGTCAAATGGATATACTGGATTTGAGGGCATTGAAGCGGTGTCTAGCTTAACGCAAGCACTTCTCACCGTGTCCTTACGGAACATTAACCAATCAGGACCACCTTTGCTTTCGCAAGAAATTGCATAAGCTCTGCCATAGTTTGTTTCAATTTCAGGATAATCTGTTCGTCCTCCCACAACAAAAATATCTAATAAGGAATCTCCATCGAAATCGGCAATTATCGGGGCATGATCAATATCAAATTCCACACTATCGTGATGAGCAGCAAGATCAATACTCCAAATTTCGTTTCCTGAACTACCATGGAGAGCATAAACTTCGCCATTGCTTGTTCCAAAAACCACATCAAGAGTATCATCGTTGTTTATATCGGAAATGGCTGCCCCACGAAACGGATAAGCATAGGATGGGATTGGGAATTCCCAAAGCAAATCACCAGTACTGCTCAGCACCCCAAGATTCCAGGCATCGAAAAATACTATTTCGTAAATTGTGTCATTATTCAAATCGGCAATAGAAGTTGGTGCTCCAATATAAAAAGGATTTGAAAATGAATATTCCCATTTCAGACTGCCATTTTCGGCATTTAAAACTAAAAGAGTTCCATCGTAGGTTCCGATTGCCAGCTCCATATATCCATCGGCATCAATATCTGCAAAGGAAGCTCCATGATACATATAATCGTTTGGCAATTCGGTTTCCCAAAGCAAATACTGATCGTTTCCACGAAAACAAAAAATCTTGTGGTCGGTTCCAAAATTCCAATTTCCTACAACAAAATCAAGCTGTCCGTTATTATCCACATCAAGAATTATTGGAGCAGTTTGTATCCATGAATTTAAATCGACAGCCAAATCCCAGGCAACACTACCATCTTCGCCATTGAAGCAGGCAACATATCCTCCAAAACACCCATGCAGAATTTCAGGTTTACCGTCATTGTCAATATCTCCAACCGTGGGTGGAGAATCGCTGCCATGTAAAGGGGTTTCCCATTCTATTTCTCCGGTGGGTCCAGAAAAACAAAAAGTTTTTGGCACACAAGAACCTGCCAGAATAACTTCAAGAGTATCGTCCATGTCCACATCAAAAATCAATGGAGCGGCATCGTTGCAGCCACCTGTGTTTACTTTCCACAATAAACTTCCGTCTTCGGCATTTAAAACATAAATTGTGCTGTCGTTTCGGTAGCAAC of the Bacteroidota bacterium genome contains:
- a CDS encoding PQQ-binding-like beta-propeller repeat protein, with protein sequence MKIFHNFDSFNEINETMKNLNFIILIFAILSFNFVYSQTPQIKWWYDVNDSAFGNSASADLDGDGKLEIAFSCYRNDSTIYVLNAEDGSLLWKVNTGGCNDAAPLIFDVDMDDTLEVILAGSCVPKTFCFSGPTGEIEWETPLHGSDSPPTVGDIDNDGKPEILHGCFGGYVACFNGEDGSVAWDLAVDLNSWIQTAPIILDVDNNGQLDFVVGNWNFGTDHKIFCFRGNDQYLLWETELPNDYMYHGASFADIDADGYMELAIGTYDGTLLVLNAENGSLKWEYSFSNPFYIGAPTSIADLNNDTIYEIVFFDAWNLGVLSSTGDLLWEFPIPSYAYPFRGAAISDINNDDTLDVVFGTSNGEVYALHGSSGNEIWSIDLAAHHDSVEFDIDHAPIIADFDGDSLLDIFVVGGRTDYPEIETNYGRAYAISCESKGGPDWLMFRKDTVRSACVKLDTASMPSNPVYPFDSSSTAFENLNTISIINFESIVKIENNYLIETYPNPVSEYLNIEYKLKTKTKVNISLYNYFGLRIADIENSTQKKGSYFKKLESNFIRNLENGLYLLKFQFNQQIVVKKLLVQN